One Streptomyces sp. L2 genomic window carries:
- the sucB gene encoding 2-oxoglutarate dehydrogenase, E2 component, dihydrolipoamide succinyltransferase → MAVSVTLPALGESVTEGTVTRWLKAEGERVEADEPLLEVSTDKVDTEIPSPAAGVLASIKVAEDETVEVGAELALIDDGSGAPAAAPAPAAAEAPAPAAEPAPAAPAAEQAAPAPAPTAEAAAGAGSAEGTDVVLPALGESVTEGTVTRWLKSVGDSVEADEPLLEVSTDKVDTEIPAPTSGTLLEIVVGEDETAEVGAKLAVIGAAGAAPAAAPAPAAPAPAAEAPAAPAAPAQPAAPAPAAPAPAPAAPAAPAAAAPAPAQPAAPAPVTPAPAAPAAPAAQATDEGAYVTPLVRKLAAENGVDLSTVKGTGVGGRIRKQDVIAAAEAAKAATPAPAAAAAPAAKKAPSLEASPLRGQTVKMPRIRKVIGDNMVKALHEQAQLSSVVEVDVTRLMRLRAQAKDSFAAREGVKLSPMPFFVKAAAQALKAHPVINAKINEAEGTITYFDSESVGIAVDSEKGLMTPVIKHAGDLNIAGIAKATAELAGKVRGNKITPDELSGATFTISNTGSRGALFDTIIVPPGQVAILGIGATVKRPAVIETEEGTVIGVRDMTYLTLSYDHRLVDGADAARYLTAVKAILEAGEFEVELGL, encoded by the coding sequence ATGGCGGTTTCCGTAACCCTTCCGGCGCTCGGTGAGAGCGTCACCGAGGGCACTGTGACCCGCTGGCTGAAGGCCGAGGGTGAGCGCGTCGAGGCCGACGAGCCGCTGCTCGAGGTGTCGACCGACAAGGTCGACACCGAGATCCCCTCGCCCGCCGCCGGTGTGCTGGCCTCCATCAAGGTCGCCGAGGACGAGACGGTCGAGGTCGGCGCCGAGCTGGCCCTGATCGACGACGGTTCCGGCGCCCCCGCCGCCGCGCCCGCCCCGGCCGCCGCCGAGGCCCCGGCCCCGGCCGCCGAGCCGGCTCCCGCGGCCCCCGCCGCCGAGCAGGCCGCCCCGGCCCCGGCCCCCACCGCCGAGGCCGCCGCCGGCGCCGGCTCCGCCGAGGGCACGGACGTGGTCCTGCCCGCGCTCGGCGAGTCCGTCACCGAGGGCACCGTCACCCGCTGGCTGAAGTCGGTGGGCGACTCCGTCGAGGCCGACGAGCCGCTGCTCGAAGTCTCCACGGACAAGGTCGACACCGAGATCCCGGCGCCCACCTCGGGCACGCTGCTGGAGATCGTGGTCGGCGAGGACGAGACCGCCGAGGTCGGCGCCAAGCTCGCCGTCATCGGTGCCGCCGGTGCCGCCCCCGCCGCCGCTCCGGCCCCGGCCGCCCCGGCGCCCGCCGCCGAGGCCCCGGCCGCCCCCGCGGCTCCGGCCCAGCCCGCCGCCCCCGCCCCGGCTGCCCCGGCTCCGGCTCCCGCCGCCCCGGCCGCGCCCGCCGCCGCTGCTCCGGCTCCGGCCCAGCCCGCGGCTCCGGCCCCGGTCACCCCGGCCCCGGCCGCTCCCGCCGCGCCCGCCGCCCAGGCCACGGACGAGGGTGCCTACGTCACCCCGCTGGTGCGCAAGCTCGCCGCCGAGAACGGCGTCGACCTGTCCACCGTCAAGGGCACCGGCGTCGGCGGCCGTATCCGCAAGCAGGACGTCATCGCCGCCGCCGAGGCCGCGAAGGCCGCCACGCCGGCTCCGGCCGCCGCCGCCGCGCCCGCCGCGAAGAAGGCCCCCAGCCTGGAGGCCTCCCCGCTGCGCGGCCAGACCGTCAAGATGCCGCGCATCCGCAAGGTCATCGGCGACAACATGGTCAAGGCGCTGCACGAGCAGGCGCAGCTGTCGTCGGTCGTCGAGGTCGACGTCACCCGCCTGATGCGGCTGCGCGCCCAGGCCAAGGACTCCTTCGCCGCGCGCGAGGGCGTCAAGCTCTCCCCGATGCCGTTCTTCGTGAAGGCCGCGGCCCAGGCGCTGAAGGCCCACCCGGTCATCAACGCCAAGATCAACGAGGCCGAGGGCACGATCACCTACTTCGACTCCGAGAGCGTCGGAATCGCGGTGGACTCCGAGAAGGGCCTGATGACCCCGGTCATCAAGCACGCCGGTGACCTCAACATCGCCGGTATCGCCAAGGCCACGGCGGAGCTGGCGGGCAAGGTCCGCGGCAACAAGATCACCCCGGACGAGCTGTCCGGCGCGACCTTCACCATCTCCAACACCGGTTCGCGCGGCGCGCTGTTCGACACGATCATCGTGCCGCCGGGCCAGGTCGCGATCCTCGGCATCGGTGCCACGGTCAAGCGCCCGGCGGTCATCGAGACCGAGGAGGGCACGGTCATCGGCGTCCGCGACATGACCTACCTGACCCTCTCCTACGACCACCGCCTGGTCGACGGCGCCGACGCGGCGCGCTACCTGACGGCGGTCAAGGCGATCCTGGAGGCAGGCGAGTTCGAGGTCGAGCTCGGTCTCTGA
- the lpdA gene encoding dihydrolipoyl dehydrogenase, with protein MANDASTVFDLVILGGGSGGYAAALRGAQLGLDVALIEKDKVGGTCLHRGCIPTKALLHAGEIADQARESEQFGVKATFEGIDVAGVHKYKDEVISGLYKGLQGLIASRKVTYIEGEGRLSSPTSVDVNGQRIQGRHVLLATGSVPKSLPGLDIDGNRIISSDHALVLDRVPKSAIILGGGVIGVEFASAWKSFGSDVTIVEGLKHLVPVEDENSSKLLERAFRKRGIKFNLGTFFQKAEYTQDGVKVTLADGKEFEAEVLLVAIGRGPVSQGLGYEEAGVAMDRGYVLVDEYMRTNVPTISAVGDLVPTLQLAHVGFAEGILVAERLAGLKTVPIDYDGVPRVTYCHPEVASVGISEAKAKEIYGADKVVALKYNLAGNGKSKILKTAGEIKLVQVKDGAVVGVHMVGDRMGEQVGEAQLVYNWEALPSEVAQLIHAHPTQNEALGEAHLALAGKPLHAHD; from the coding sequence GTGGCGAACGACGCCAGCACCGTTTTCGACCTAGTGATCCTCGGCGGTGGTAGCGGTGGTTACGCCGCGGCCCTGCGCGGGGCGCAGCTGGGCCTGGACGTCGCCCTGATCGAGAAGGACAAGGTCGGCGGCACCTGCCTGCACCGGGGTTGCATCCCCACCAAGGCCCTGCTCCACGCGGGCGAGATCGCCGACCAGGCCCGCGAGAGCGAGCAGTTCGGCGTGAAGGCCACCTTCGAGGGCATCGACGTCGCGGGCGTCCACAAGTACAAGGACGAGGTGATCTCGGGCCTGTACAAGGGTCTGCAGGGTCTCATCGCGTCCCGCAAGGTGACGTACATCGAGGGTGAGGGCCGGCTGTCCTCCCCCACCTCCGTCGACGTGAACGGCCAGCGGATCCAGGGGCGCCACGTGCTCCTCGCCACCGGTTCCGTACCGAAGTCGCTCCCGGGCCTGGACATCGACGGCAACCGGATCATCTCCTCGGACCACGCCCTCGTCCTGGACCGCGTGCCGAAGTCCGCGATCATCCTGGGCGGCGGTGTCATCGGCGTCGAGTTCGCCTCGGCGTGGAAGTCCTTCGGCTCCGACGTCACGATCGTGGAGGGCCTCAAGCACCTGGTCCCGGTCGAGGACGAGAACAGCTCCAAGCTGCTGGAGCGCGCGTTCCGCAAGCGGGGCATCAAGTTCAACCTGGGCACCTTCTTCCAGAAGGCGGAGTACACCCAGGACGGCGTGAAGGTCACCCTGGCGGACGGCAAGGAGTTCGAGGCCGAGGTCCTGCTCGTCGCCATCGGCCGCGGCCCGGTCTCACAGGGCCTGGGCTACGAGGAGGCCGGGGTCGCCATGGACCGCGGCTACGTCCTCGTCGACGAGTACATGCGGACCAACGTGCCGACGATCTCGGCCGTCGGCGACCTGGTCCCCACGCTCCAGCTCGCGCACGTCGGCTTCGCCGAGGGCATCCTGGTGGCGGAGCGTCTGGCCGGTCTGAAGACGGTTCCGATCGACTACGACGGTGTCCCGCGGGTGACGTACTGCCACCCGGAGGTCGCCTCCGTCGGCATCTCCGAGGCCAAGGCCAAGGAGATCTACGGCGCGGACAAGGTCGTCGCTCTGAAGTACAACCTGGCGGGCAACGGAAAGAGCAAGATCCTGAAGACCGCGGGCGAGATCAAGCTCGTCCAGGTCAAGGACGGTGCCGTGGTCGGCGTCCACATGGTCGGCGACCGCATGGGTGAGCAGGTCGGCGAGGCCCAGCTGGTCTACAACTGGGAGGCGCTGCCGTCCGAGGTGGCCCAGCTCATCCACGCCCACCCGACGCAGAACGAGGCGCTCGGCGAGGCTCACCTGGCTCTGGCCGGGAAGCCGCTGCACGCCCACGACTGA
- a CDS encoding adenosylcobinamide-GDP ribazoletransferase has translation MTETPVTSSFDGPRFAFGTLTVLPVRVHRWDRAAARGGMLNAPLVGLVVGGCAAGLGLLLLLLGAGPWLAAVATAAVPAALTRGLHLDGLADTADGLGSGKPAEDALRIMKQSDIGPFGVLTLVFVLLGQVAALARAYDDSWARGALAALVSATAARLALTLAARTGIPAARPEGLGAAVAGVVPRGWAWAVAAVVVAGAAAAGGALFGGGAAVRAAAAVIVALASAELLLRHCRHRFGGVTGDVFGGLAETAATAALVVLALG, from the coding sequence GTGACCGAGACCCCCGTGACCTCGTCGTTCGACGGCCCCCGCTTCGCCTTCGGCACGCTCACCGTGCTGCCCGTCCGGGTGCACCGCTGGGACCGGGCGGCCGCGCGCGGCGGCATGCTGAACGCCCCGCTGGTCGGGCTGGTCGTCGGGGGCTGCGCGGCCGGGCTCGGACTGCTGCTGCTCCTGCTGGGCGCGGGCCCCTGGCTGGCCGCGGTCGCCACCGCCGCCGTGCCGGCCGCCCTCACCCGGGGTCTGCACCTGGACGGGCTCGCGGACACGGCGGACGGGCTGGGCAGCGGCAAACCGGCCGAGGACGCGCTGCGGATCATGAAGCAGTCGGACATCGGGCCGTTCGGTGTCCTCACCCTGGTCTTCGTGCTGCTCGGTCAGGTCGCCGCGCTGGCCCGGGCGTACGACGACTCGTGGGCGCGGGGTGCGCTGGCCGCCCTCGTCTCGGCGACGGCGGCCCGGCTCGCGCTGACCCTGGCGGCCCGCACCGGGATACCGGCCGCGCGCCCGGAGGGGCTGGGCGCGGCGGTCGCCGGGGTGGTGCCGAGGGGGTGGGCCTGGGCCGTGGCGGCCGTGGTGGTTGCTGGGGCGGCCGCGGCGGGGGGCGCGCTGTTCGGCGGCGGCGCCGCGGTGCGGGCCGCTGCCGCGGTGATCGTCGCGCTCGCCTCGGCCGAACTCCTGCTACGGCACTGCCGGCACCGGTTCGGCGGGGTCACCGGGGATGTGTTCGGAGGGCTGGCGGAGACGGCGGCGACCGCGGCGCTGGTGGTGCTGGCGCTGGGGTGA
- a CDS encoding leucyl aminopeptidase — protein sequence MTALTLSTAAAAGLRADAIVIGVAKGTASRSAGLVVAPGAEAVDAAYDGKLAGVLETLGASGAEGELTKLPSPAGFKAPLVVAVGLGDEPGKDDAYDPEALRRAAGVAARALTGSKKAAFALPVDGPGAIGAIGEGVLLGAYSYDAQRENGAKNGKAKNGKAPLGEAALLGGKPRDAAHKGALARAVTVSEELNRSRDLINMPPNDLTPEAFAAITQAAAKEHGFKVQVLDDKALVKGGYGGIMGVGGGSAATPRLVKLSYKHPKADRHLALVGKGITYDSGGISLKPAGHNETMKCDMAGAAAVFAAVVSAARLGLEVNVTGWLALAENMPSGSAVRPGDVLRMYSGKTVEVLNTDAEGRLVLADALWAASQENPDAIVDVATLTGAMVLALGTRTFGIMGNDEAFRAAVHEAAEEVGEPAWQMPLPEHLRKAGESQVADLSNMGERMGGGLFAGLFLREFVGEGITWAHLDIAGPAFNEGGPFGYTPKGGTGSAVRTLVRLAELTACGELG from the coding sequence GTGACTGCTCTGACTCTCAGCACCGCCGCGGCGGCCGGCCTGCGGGCCGACGCGATCGTGATCGGTGTCGCCAAGGGCACTGCATCCAGGTCCGCGGGACTCGTCGTCGCGCCCGGCGCCGAGGCCGTGGACGCGGCGTACGACGGCAAGCTGGCCGGCGTTCTGGAGACCCTCGGCGCCTCGGGTGCCGAGGGCGAACTGACGAAACTCCCCTCCCCGGCCGGCTTCAAGGCCCCGCTCGTGGTGGCGGTGGGCCTGGGCGACGAGCCCGGGAAGGACGACGCCTACGACCCGGAGGCCCTGCGCAGGGCGGCCGGCGTGGCCGCGCGGGCCCTCACCGGGTCGAAGAAGGCCGCGTTCGCGCTGCCGGTCGACGGCCCCGGTGCCATCGGCGCGATCGGCGAGGGCGTGCTGCTGGGCGCGTACTCGTACGACGCCCAGCGGGAGAACGGCGCGAAGAACGGCAAGGCGAAGAACGGCAAGGCCCCGCTGGGCGAGGCGGCACTGCTGGGCGGCAAGCCGCGGGACGCGGCCCACAAGGGCGCCCTGGCCCGCGCGGTCACCGTCTCCGAGGAGCTGAACCGCTCCCGCGACCTGATCAACATGCCGCCCAACGACCTCACCCCCGAGGCGTTCGCCGCGATCACGCAGGCCGCGGCCAAGGAGCACGGCTTCAAGGTCCAGGTGCTCGACGACAAGGCCCTGGTCAAGGGCGGCTACGGCGGCATCATGGGCGTCGGCGGCGGCTCCGCGGCCACCCCGCGCCTGGTCAAGCTGTCGTACAAGCACCCGAAGGCCGACAGGCACCTGGCGCTGGTCGGCAAGGGCATCACCTACGACTCGGGCGGCATCTCCCTGAAGCCGGCCGGCCACAACGAGACGATGAAGTGCGACATGGCCGGCGCCGCCGCCGTGTTCGCCGCGGTCGTCTCCGCCGCCCGGCTCGGCCTGGAGGTCAACGTCACCGGCTGGCTGGCGCTGGCCGAGAACATGCCGTCGGGCTCCGCCGTGCGCCCCGGCGACGTGCTGCGCATGTACAGCGGCAAGACGGTGGAGGTGCTCAACACCGACGCCGAGGGCCGGCTGGTGCTGGCCGACGCGCTGTGGGCGGCCTCGCAGGAGAACCCGGACGCGATCGTCGACGTGGCCACGCTGACCGGCGCGATGGTGCTGGCGCTGGGCACGCGGACGTTCGGGATCATGGGCAACGACGAGGCGTTCCGCGCGGCGGTGCACGAGGCCGCGGAGGAGGTCGGCGAGCCGGCGTGGCAGATGCCGCTGCCGGAGCACCTGCGCAAGGCCGGGGAGTCCCAGGTGGCCGACCTCTCGAACATGGGCGAGCGGATGGGCGGCGGCCTGTTCGCCGGGCTCTTCCTGCGGGAGTTCGTGGGCGAGGGCATCACCTGGGCGCACCTGGACATCGCGGGTCCCGCCTTCAACGAGGGCGGTCCCTTCGGGTACACGCCCAAGGGGGGCACCGGATCCGCCGTGCGTACGCTGGTGCGGCTCGCGGAGCTGACCGCCTGCGGCGAGCTGGGCTGA
- a CDS encoding GntR family transcriptional regulator — translation MTAPVVHSLREQIREHIVEGIVSGRWQPGERIVERRIATELQVSQTPVREALRELESLRLIESAPNKGVRVRNLSAADLEESYPVRAGLEAIAAELAAARLAVDCSALEPHVLALYEADRDADGTAQVRHTVGFHRELVRAADNSVLLHTWEGLGIEVFTALSIRWLGTVQQSYAEEHEELVQAFKRRDPDISALVKAHVLGCAPRA, via the coding sequence ATGACCGCGCCCGTCGTCCACTCGCTGCGCGAACAGATCCGCGAGCACATCGTGGAGGGGATCGTCAGCGGGCGCTGGCAGCCGGGCGAGCGCATCGTCGAGCGGCGGATCGCCACGGAACTGCAGGTCAGCCAGACCCCCGTCCGGGAGGCCCTGCGCGAGCTGGAGTCCCTGCGGCTGATCGAGTCCGCGCCGAACAAGGGCGTCCGCGTACGCAACCTGAGCGCGGCCGATCTGGAGGAGAGCTACCCCGTCCGGGCCGGCCTGGAGGCCATCGCGGCGGAGCTGGCGGCCGCCCGCCTCGCCGTGGACTGCTCGGCCCTGGAACCGCACGTCCTGGCCCTGTACGAGGCCGACCGCGACGCCGACGGGACGGCGCAGGTCCGGCACACCGTCGGCTTCCACCGGGAGCTGGTGCGGGCCGCGGACAATTCGGTGCTGCTGCACACGTGGGAGGGGCTGGGGATCGAGGTGTTCACGGCGCTGTCGATACGGTGGCTGGGGACGGTGCAGCAGTCGTACGCCGAGGAGCACGAGGAGTTGGTGCAGGCGTTCAAGCGGCGTGATCCGGATATCTCGGCGCTCGTCAAGGCGCACGTGCTCGGGTGCGCGCCGCGGGCCTGA
- the aceE gene encoding pyruvate dehydrogenase (acetyl-transferring), homodimeric type, with translation MTDPNAIQPSALDQLPDRDPEETAEWQASLDAVAREAGPHRAAYLMRRTLERAERGGVALPKLLETDYVNTIPTGAEPAVPGDEAMEARITAWNRWNAAAMVTRGAKHGVGGHIATFASAAWLYETGFNHFFHGKEGDGSGDQLYIQGHASPGIYARAFLDGRLTEAQLDNFRQEAGGDGLPSYPHPRRLPWLWEFPTVSMGLGPLSAIYQARFNRYLTNRGIKDVSASHVWAFLGDGEMDEPESTAALALAAREELDNLTFVINCNLQRLDGPVRANFKIVQELEAQFRGAGWNVVKTLWGSAWDELFRLDTTGALVRRLREVPDAQVQTYQTRDAAYIRQDFFGADPALVEMAKLLSDDKILEVFHLSRGGHEARKVYAAYKAAVEFKGAPTVILAQTVKGHTLGEGFASKNANHQMKKLSVDEFKAMRDLLELPIKDSDFTDGQVPYGHPGAGSPEVRYLQERRAALGGPAPARRLHPVAPLPAPAEKAFGAFDKGSGSQSVATTMAFVRLVKDLVRDKETGKRWVPIVPDEARTFGMESLFPSLGIYSPKGQTYEPVDRDQLMYYKEAKNGQILNEGITEAGSMADFIAASSSYATHGEAMIPFYIFYSMFGWQRTADQMWQLGDQLGRGFLVGATAGRTTLTGEGLQHADGHSPVIAATNPAALSYDPAFAYEIAVIVREGLRRMYGEAKPGEDQNVFYYLTVYNEPMPQPAKPAAAGVDEGIVKGLYRFNTAESAGLTAPANAPRIQLLGSGTAIHWALKAQRLLAEEWGVAADVWSATSWGELRRDALDADAALLRGEERTPYVRQALQGAEGPVLAVSDYMRQVPDQIAQWVEQDWSSLGADGFGLSDTREAARRHFGVDAESIVVAALAQLARRGEVKATSVKEAREKYGL, from the coding sequence ATGACCGACCCCAACGCCATCCAGCCGAGCGCGCTCGACCAGCTCCCGGACCGTGACCCGGAGGAGACCGCCGAATGGCAGGCCTCCCTGGACGCCGTCGCGAGGGAAGCGGGCCCGCACCGCGCCGCGTACCTGATGCGGCGCACGCTGGAGCGCGCCGAGCGGGGCGGCGTCGCGCTGCCGAAGCTCCTCGAGACGGACTACGTCAACACCATCCCGACCGGCGCCGAGCCCGCCGTACCCGGTGACGAGGCCATGGAGGCCCGGATCACCGCGTGGAACCGGTGGAACGCGGCGGCGATGGTGACCCGCGGCGCGAAGCACGGCGTCGGCGGCCACATCGCCACCTTCGCCTCCGCGGCCTGGCTGTACGAGACGGGCTTCAACCACTTCTTCCACGGCAAGGAGGGCGACGGCTCCGGCGACCAGCTGTACATCCAGGGCCACGCCTCCCCCGGCATCTACGCCCGCGCCTTCCTGGACGGCCGCCTCACCGAGGCGCAGCTGGACAACTTCCGCCAGGAGGCCGGCGGCGACGGCCTGCCGTCCTACCCGCACCCGCGGCGCCTGCCCTGGCTGTGGGAGTTCCCGACGGTGTCGATGGGCCTCGGCCCGCTCTCCGCGATCTACCAGGCGCGCTTCAACCGCTACCTGACCAACCGCGGCATCAAGGACGTCTCCGCCTCGCACGTGTGGGCGTTCCTCGGCGACGGCGAGATGGACGAGCCGGAGTCGACGGCGGCGCTCGCGCTGGCCGCGCGTGAGGAGCTGGACAACCTCACCTTCGTCATCAACTGCAACCTGCAGCGCCTGGACGGCCCGGTCCGCGCCAACTTCAAGATCGTGCAGGAGCTGGAGGCCCAGTTCCGCGGCGCCGGCTGGAACGTCGTCAAGACGCTGTGGGGCTCCGCCTGGGACGAGCTGTTCCGGCTCGACACCACGGGCGCGCTGGTACGGCGGCTGCGCGAGGTACCCGACGCGCAGGTGCAGACGTACCAGACCCGCGACGCCGCCTACATCCGCCAGGACTTCTTCGGCGCCGACCCGGCGCTCGTGGAGATGGCGAAGCTGCTGAGCGACGACAAGATCCTCGAGGTCTTCCACCTCTCCCGCGGCGGTCACGAGGCCCGCAAGGTCTACGCCGCGTACAAGGCCGCCGTCGAGTTCAAGGGCGCGCCGACCGTGATCCTGGCCCAGACGGTCAAGGGCCACACCCTCGGCGAGGGCTTCGCGTCGAAGAACGCCAACCACCAGATGAAGAAGCTCTCGGTGGACGAGTTCAAGGCGATGCGCGACCTGCTGGAGCTGCCGATCAAGGACAGCGACTTCACCGACGGCCAGGTCCCCTACGGCCACCCCGGCGCCGGCTCCCCCGAGGTGCGCTACCTCCAGGAGCGCCGCGCGGCCCTCGGCGGCCCGGCCCCGGCCCGCCGTCTGCACCCGGTCGCGCCGCTGCCGGCCCCGGCCGAGAAGGCGTTCGGCGCGTTCGACAAGGGCTCCGGCTCGCAGAGCGTGGCGACGACGATGGCCTTCGTCCGCCTGGTCAAGGACCTGGTCCGCGACAAGGAGACCGGCAAGCGCTGGGTGCCGATCGTCCCCGACGAGGCGCGCACCTTCGGCATGGAGTCGCTCTTCCCGTCCCTCGGGATCTACTCCCCCAAGGGCCAGACGTACGAGCCGGTCGACCGCGACCAGCTGATGTACTACAAGGAGGCCAAGAACGGCCAGATCCTCAACGAGGGGATCACCGAGGCCGGCTCCATGGCCGACTTCATCGCGGCGTCGTCGTCGTACGCGACGCACGGCGAGGCGATGATCCCGTTCTACATCTTCTACTCGATGTTCGGCTGGCAGCGCACCGCCGACCAGATGTGGCAGCTCGGCGACCAGCTCGGCCGCGGCTTCCTCGTCGGCGCGACGGCGGGCCGTACGACCCTCACGGGCGAGGGCCTGCAGCACGCCGACGGCCACTCCCCGGTGATCGCCGCGACCAACCCGGCGGCGCTGTCGTACGACCCCGCGTTCGCCTACGAGATCGCGGTCATCGTGCGGGAGGGCCTGCGCCGGATGTACGGCGAGGCGAAGCCGGGCGAGGACCAGAACGTCTTCTACTACCTCACCGTCTACAACGAGCCGATGCCGCAGCCGGCCAAGCCGGCCGCCGCCGGCGTGGACGAGGGCATCGTCAAGGGCCTGTACCGCTTCAACACGGCGGAGTCGGCGGGCCTGACCGCCCCGGCCAACGCCCCGCGCATCCAGCTGCTGGGCTCGGGCACGGCGATCCACTGGGCGCTCAAGGCGCAGCGGCTGCTCGCCGAGGAGTGGGGCGTGGCCGCCGACGTGTGGTCCGCGACCTCCTGGGGCGAGCTGCGCCGCGACGCCCTCGACGCCGACGCGGCGCTGCTGCGCGGCGAGGAGCGGACGCCGTACGTCCGCCAGGCGCTGCAGGGTGCCGAGGGCCCGGTGCTCGCGGTGTCCGACTACATGCGCCAGGTCCCGGACCAGATCGCGCAGTGGGTGGAGCAGGACTGGTCCTCGCTGGGTGCGGACGGCTTCGGCCTCTCCGACACCCGTGAGGCGGCCCGCCGCCACTTCGGCGTCGACGCCGAGTCGATCGTCGTCGCGGCCCTGGCCCAGCTGGCCCGGCGCGGCGAGGTCAAGGCGACGTCGGTGAAGGAAGCCCGCGAGAAGTACGGCCTGTAG